A region of Salvia splendens isolate huo1 chromosome 17, SspV2, whole genome shotgun sequence DNA encodes the following proteins:
- the LOC121775094 gene encoding sodium/hydrogen exchanger 6-like: MEELRISPADPRGSPGKEQQAAGVGILLQIMMLVLSFVLGHVLRRHRFYYLPEASASLLIGLIVGGLANVSNTENSIRSWFNFHEEFFFLFLLPPIIFQSGFSLQPKPFFSNFGAIVTFAIFGTFVASMVTGILVYLAGVSYLIYRLPFVECLMFGALISATDPVTVLSIFQELGTDVNLYALVFGESVLNDAMAISLYRTMSLVRSHMSSDQNIFMVVVRFLETFVGSMSAGVGVGFTSALLFKYAGLDIDNLQNLECCLFVLFPYFSYMLAEGLGLSGIVSILFTGIVMKHYSFSNLSDKSQKFVSAFFHLISSLAETFIFIYMGFDIAMEQHSWSHIGFIFFSILFIGIARAANVFSCAYLINMVRPSHRKISMKHQKALWYSGLRGAMAFALALQSVHDLPEGHGQTIFTATTAIVVLTVLLIGGSTGTMLEALEVVGDGHDTPLGESFDANDRYIAPTYEGESSAGNRFRMKLSEFRKSTASFTELDRNYLTPFFTSQSGEDDDHDDIFSDNGRASYH; this comes from the exons ATGGAAGAATTGCGCATATCTCCGGCCGATCCGAGGGGGAGTCCGGGGAAAGAGCAGCAGGCCGCCGGCGTCGGAATTCTTCTTCAGATAATGATGCTCGTGTTATCGTTTGTTCTCGGCCACGTCCTCCGCCGCCATCGCTTTTATTACCTTCCCGAAGCTAGTGCTTCTCTTTTGATCG GTTTGATCGTGGGTGGACTGGCTAATGTTTCCAATACGGAGAATAGCATTAG GTCATGGTTCAACTTCCACGAAGAGTTCTTTTTCTTGTTCCTGTTGCCCCCAATTATATT TCAGTCAGGATTCAGTCTTCAACCT AAACCATTTTTTTCTAACTTTGGCGCCATAGtcacatttgccatttttggaactTTTGTTGCTTCCATGGTCACTGGCATTTTAGT ATACCTTGCCGGTGTATCATATCTCATCTACAGACTTCCTTTTGTCGAATGTCTGATGTTTGGTGCGCTTATCTCAGCTACAGACCCTGTCACTGTTCTGTCTATATTTCAG GAGCTTGGTACAGATGTGAATCTCTATGCTTTGGTCTTTGGAGAATCTGTGCTAAATGATGCA ATGGCCATTTCTTTGTATAG AACAATGTCATTGGTGAGGAGTCATATGTCATCAgatcaaaacatattcatgGTGGTGGTCAGATTTCTTGAGACTTTTGTTGGATCAATGTCAGCAG GGGTTGGAGTTGGATTTACTTCTGCTTTA CTATTCAAGTATGCTGGTCTGGATATTGATAA TCTTCAGAACTTGGAGTGCTGCTTGTTTGTTCTATTCCCATATTTCTC ATACATGCTAGCCGAAGGGCTTGGTCTATCGGGTATCGTCTCAATATTATTCACTGGAATT GTTATGAAGCACTACTCTTTCTCAAATTTGTCAGACAAATCTCAGAAATTTGTATCTGCATTTTTCCATTTAATATCATCATTGGCCGAGACTTTCAT ATTTATATATATGGGATTTGACATTGCCATGGAACAGCACAGCTGGTCTCATATTGGATTCATCTTTTTTTCAATT TTATTCATTGGAATTGCAAG GGCTGCAAATGTATTCTCATGTGCTTATTTGATCAATATGGTTAGACCTTCACATCGGAAAATATCAATGAAGCATCAGAAAGCACTTTGGTATAGTG GGCTTCGAGGGGCCATGGCATTTGCGCTTGCTCTGCAGTCGGTTCATGATCTTCCAGAGGGTCACGGTCAGACTATATTCACTGCGACAACTGCAATTGTTGTTCTAACG GTTTTGCTGATAGGAGGTTCAACAGGAACCATGCTGGAAGCCTTGGAAGTTGTTGGTGATGGTCATGATACCCCATTGGGTGAA agCTTTGATGCAAACGATCGCTACATAGCTCCTACTTACGAGGGGGAATCATCAGCTGGAAACCGGTTTAGGATGAAACTTAGTGAGTTCCGTAAAAG CACTGCATCTTTCACTGAACTTGACAGGAACTACCTTACCCCATTTTTTACATCTCAAAGTGGCGAAGATGATGACCACG ATGATATATTCAGCGACAATGGGAGAGCAAGTTATCATTGA
- the LOC121774192 gene encoding uncharacterized protein LOC121774192 has product MAVVMFVVVEFIWSVKNVSELTGRNSSSRRAVPSLFGPLLHVVAVVGCCTEPGDAAVRTLLLRRRSLSSFDHHHSSLYQFVLFHHCKLCNSRSRSVVVGYCPLVSLFAADVAAADSDSSPVSTTDARRCCVVAAVQSKVLQCRRHHRAAAAGVALCHRLPAVSPSLSRSALAAHCCCCSEPGDAAVARPDSPYRVGAHAGASACRLAAARRRQLLCRRFAVDPSGSFSVIAAGRCRCSRCSVAAGRRYRSPILRRTPRGVTAVRKQNSLLLSTPRPRCAIAVGVPLSKGLKSSSHQPLPHSFLPSPLGFLLSKLDV; this is encoded by the exons ATGGCCGTTGTGATGTTTGTGGTGGTGGAG ttcatttggtcggtcaaaaacgtGTCGGAACTTACTGGTCGGAATTCGTCGAGCAGACGAGCGGTGCCATCGCTGTTCGGCCCGTTGCTGCACGTTGTTGCTGTTGTTGGCTGCTGCACAGAGCCGGGAGACGCTGCTGTACGAACGTTGCTGCTCCGCCGTCGCTCCCTTTCCTCTTTCGACCACCATCACTCATCTCTCTATCAATTCGTTTTGTTCCATCACTGTAAACTCTGCAACTCACGGTCCAGATCGGTCGTCGTCGGCTACTGCCCGTTG GTCAGCCTGTTCGCCGCCGACGTCGCCGCTGCTGACTCCGATTCGTCACCCGTGTCCACCACAGACGCTCGGCGCTGCTGCGTCGTCGCTGCTGTGCAGTCGAAGGTCTTGCAGTGTCGCCGTCATCACCGAGCAGCCGCTGCTGGGGTCGCTCTTTGTCACCGCCTTCCAGCCGTGAGTCCATCGCTGTCACGATCAGCCCTTGCTGCACATTGTTGCTGCTGCTCAGAGCCGGGAGACGCTGCTGTCGCGCGTCCAGATTCTCCATATCGCGTCGGTGCTCACGCCGGCGCCTCTGCTTGTCGGTTAGCTGCTGCTAGACGTCGACAGTTGCTGTGCAGAAGGTTTGCCGTCGATCCGTCGGGTTCGTTCAGCGTCATCGCTGCCGGGAGATGCCGTTGTagccgctgctccgtcgccgcTGGGAGACGCTATCGCTCGCCTATCCTCCGTCGCACGCCGCGTGGGGTCACCGCTGTCCGTAAGCAAAATTCGCTGTTGCTCTCGACTCCGAGACCTCGCTGTGCCATTGCTGTCGGCGTACCCCTCTCAAAAGGATTGAAATCCTCCTCTCATCAACCGCTGCCTCACTCTTTTCTCCCCTCACCTCTCGGTTTTCTTCTCTCCAAATTGGATGTGTGA
- the LOC121774196 gene encoding uncharacterized protein LOC121774196: MEFTQTFIVFTYHKPFIYTNFVSPPMMFIWLVKNVSEHSSSRRAVPSLFGPLLHVVAVVGCCTEPGDAAVRTLLLRRRSLSSFDHHHSSLYQFVLFHHCKLCNSRSRSVVVGYCPLVSLFAADVAAADSDSSPVSTTDARRCCVVAAVQSKVLQCRRHHRAAAAGVALCHRLPAVSPSLSRSALAAHCCCCSEPGDAAVARPDSPYRVGAHAGASACRLAAARRRQLLCRRFAVDPSGSFSVIAAGRCRCSRCSVAAGRRYRSPILRRTPRGVTAVRKQNSLLLSTPRPRCAIAVGVPLSKGLKSSSHQPLPHSFLPSPLGFLLSKLDV, encoded by the exons ATGGAATTTACTCAAACCTTCATTGTTTTCACCTACCACAAACCATTCATCTATACAAACTTTGTTTCCCCACCAATGATG ttcatttggttggtcaaaaacGTGTCGGAACATTCGTCGAGCAGACGAGCGGTGCCATCGCTGTTCGGCCCGTTGCTGCACGTTGTTGCTGTTGTTGGCTGCTGCACAGAGCCGGGAGACGCTGCTGTACGAACGTTGCTGCTCCGCCGTCGCTCCCTTTCCTCTTTCGACCACCATCACTCATCTCTCTATCAATTCGTTTTGTTCCATCACTGTAAACTCTGCAACTCACGGTCCAGATCGGTCGTCGTCGGCTACTGCCCGTTG GTCAGCCTGTTCGCCGCCGACGTCGCCGCTGCTGACTCCGATTCGTCACCCGTGTCCACCACAGACGCTCGGCGCTGCTGCGTCGTCGCTGCTGTGCAGTCGAAGGTCTTGCAGTGTCGCCGTCATCACCGAGCAGCCGCTGCTGGGGTCGCTCTTTGTCACCGCCTTCCAGCCGTGAGTCCATCGCTGTCACGATCAGCCCTTGCTGCACATTGTTGCTGCTGCTCAGAGCCGGGAGACGCTGCTGTCGCGCGTCCAGATTCTCCATATCGCGTCGGTGCTCACGCCGGCGCCTCTGCTTGTCGGTTAGCTGCTGCTAGACGTCGACAGTTGCTGTGCAGAAGGTTTGCCGTCGATCCGTCGGGTTCGTTCAGCGTCATCGCTGCCGGGAGATGCCGTTGTagccgctgctccgtcgccgcTGGGAGACGCTATCGCTCGCCTATCCTCCGTCGCACGCCGCGTGGGGTCACCGCTGTCCGTAAGCAAAATTCGCTGTTGCTCTCGACTCCGAGACCTCGCTGTGCCATTGCTGTCGGCGTACCCCTCTCAAAAGGATTGAAATCCTCCTCTCATCAACCGCTGCCTCACTCTTTTCTCCCCTCACCTCTCGGTTTTCTTCTCTCCAAATTGGATGTGTGA
- the LOC121775312 gene encoding zinc finger CCCH domain-containing protein 37-like isoform X1: MSNHLYGYTSTTYGGGAANSRSAADAYTPSDASLLATSSRYLAADQLSSSSSLSSSLLYNPESYSRIPALPSTTSLHSYRPPGVDLAAAGVPTDPLYAGVKRTSAESLYHQTLLGAYNKIGQTDAWYSSNPLAKRTRYESTGNFPIYPQRPGEKDCAFYMQTRTCKFGESCKFDHPVWVPEGGIPDWKEIPLVSSEALPKRPGEIDCPFFLKTQKCKFGIRCKFNHPKDSIQPAFQGAPEEGGVSVLPERPSEPTCSFFVKTGKCKFGSTCKFHHPNAVLIQSIVEENINGLQKNILGENKAVQTSFAPALLHNSKGLPIRPGEEDCPFYLRTGSCKYGTTCLYNHPDRYVINPQAAIASSLLTSPSARYGLGVAAPAASLLPNFDPRLSQTMVGLAATIFPQRPGQQECDYYMKNGTCKYGNNCKFHHPIDRSAPTASATGSPQQNVKLTLAGLPRREGAINCPYYMKTGACKYGATCKFDHPPPGEVMAAAMATASAVGEGKQNGDV; this comes from the exons ATGTCGAACCACCTCTACGGCTACACCTCCACCACTTACGGCGGTGGCGCCGCCAACTCCCGATCTGCCGCCGACGCCTACACCCCTTCCGACGCCTCATTGCTCGCCACTTCTTCTAGGTACTTGGCGGCGGACCAActctcctcttcttcctccctcTCCTCTTCGCTGCTCTACAACCCCGAGAGCTACTCTAGAATCCCCGCCCTCCCCTCCACCACCTCCTTGCACTCATACAGACCACCTGGTGTCGATTTAGCTGCTGCAGGTGTCCCCACCGACCCACTTTATGCTGGTGTCAAGCGCACTTCAGCTGAAT CACTCTATCACCAGACTCTTTTGGGTGCGTATAACAAGATTGGGCAAACTGATGCTTGGTATTCATCAAACCCTTTAGCCAAGCGCACTAGATATGAGAGTACGGGCAATTTTCCCATATACCCCCAGAGGCCCGGTGAGAAGGACTGTGCCTTTTATATGCAAACAAGAACCTGTAAATTTGGAGAGAGCTGCAAGTTTGACCATCCTGTTTGGGTCCCAGAAGGGGGAATCCCTGATTGGAAAGAG ATCCCATTGGTGTCTAGTGAAGCCCTTCCCAAGAGACCTGGTGAAATAGATTGTCCT TTCTTCTTGAAGACccaaaaatgtaagtttggtATTAGGTGCAAATTCAACCACCCTAAAGATAGCATCCAGCCTGCT TTTCAGGGTGCTCCTGAGGAAGGTGGCGTCTCTGTCTTACCTGAGAGACCGTCAGAGCCTACATGTTCC TTTTTTGTGAAGACTGGAAAATGTAAATTTGGTTCAACCTGCAAATTTCACCACCCCAATGCAGTCCTGATTCAATCAATTGTGGAGGAGAATATTAATGGGCTGCAGAAGAACATACTTGGAGAGAACAAGGCAGTGCAAACATCTTTTGCCCCTGCTCTGTTGCACAACTCCAAGGGCCTTCCAATCAGACCT GGTGAAGAAGATTGCCCATTCTATTTGAGAACTGGCAG CTGCAAGTATGGAACCACATGCCTCTACAACCATCCGGACAGATATG TGATCAATCCACAAgctgctattgcttcttctctTCTTACCTCACCCTCAGCTCGTTACGGTCTTGGTGTTGCTGCTCCGGCAGCATCTCTGTTGCCAAATTTTGATCCAAGGCTCTCTCAAACTATG GTTGGTTTGGCTGCAACTATTTTCCCTCAACGACCTGGACAACAGGAATGTGAT TATTACATGAAAAATGGGACATGCAAGTATGGGAATAACTGCAAGTTTCACCATCCCATCGATCGGTCAGCACCCACTGCATCCGCTACAGGGTCTCCACAGCAAAATGTGAAACTAACTCTTGCTGGCCTGCCAAGAAGAGAG GGTGCTATCAACTGCCCATATTACATGAAGACTGGAGCTTGCAAGTATGGGGCAACGTGCAAGTTTGATCACCCACCTCCCGGAGAGGTGATGGCGGCGGCCATGGCAACAGCTTCTGCAGTTGGTGAAGGCAAACAAAATGGAGATGTGTAA
- the LOC121775312 gene encoding zinc finger CCCH domain-containing protein 37-like isoform X2 translates to MSNHLYGYTSTTYGGGAANSRSAADAYTPSDASLLATSSRYLAADQLSSSSSLSSSLLYNPESYSRIPALPSTTSLHSYRPPGVDLAAAGVPTDPLYAGVKRTSAESKRTRYESTGNFPIYPQRPGEKDCAFYMQTRTCKFGESCKFDHPVWVPEGGIPDWKEIPLVSSEALPKRPGEIDCPFFLKTQKCKFGIRCKFNHPKDSIQPAFQGAPEEGGVSVLPERPSEPTCSFFVKTGKCKFGSTCKFHHPNAVLIQSIVEENINGLQKNILGENKAVQTSFAPALLHNSKGLPIRPGEEDCPFYLRTGSCKYGTTCLYNHPDRYVINPQAAIASSLLTSPSARYGLGVAAPAASLLPNFDPRLSQTMVGLAATIFPQRPGQQECDYYMKNGTCKYGNNCKFHHPIDRSAPTASATGSPQQNVKLTLAGLPRREGAINCPYYMKTGACKYGATCKFDHPPPGEVMAAAMATASAVGEGKQNGDV, encoded by the exons ATGTCGAACCACCTCTACGGCTACACCTCCACCACTTACGGCGGTGGCGCCGCCAACTCCCGATCTGCCGCCGACGCCTACACCCCTTCCGACGCCTCATTGCTCGCCACTTCTTCTAGGTACTTGGCGGCGGACCAActctcctcttcttcctccctcTCCTCTTCGCTGCTCTACAACCCCGAGAGCTACTCTAGAATCCCCGCCCTCCCCTCCACCACCTCCTTGCACTCATACAGACCACCTGGTGTCGATTTAGCTGCTGCAGGTGTCCCCACCGACCCACTTTATGCTGGTGTCAAGCGCACTTCAGCTGAAT CCAAGCGCACTAGATATGAGAGTACGGGCAATTTTCCCATATACCCCCAGAGGCCCGGTGAGAAGGACTGTGCCTTTTATATGCAAACAAGAACCTGTAAATTTGGAGAGAGCTGCAAGTTTGACCATCCTGTTTGGGTCCCAGAAGGGGGAATCCCTGATTGGAAAGAG ATCCCATTGGTGTCTAGTGAAGCCCTTCCCAAGAGACCTGGTGAAATAGATTGTCCT TTCTTCTTGAAGACccaaaaatgtaagtttggtATTAGGTGCAAATTCAACCACCCTAAAGATAGCATCCAGCCTGCT TTTCAGGGTGCTCCTGAGGAAGGTGGCGTCTCTGTCTTACCTGAGAGACCGTCAGAGCCTACATGTTCC TTTTTTGTGAAGACTGGAAAATGTAAATTTGGTTCAACCTGCAAATTTCACCACCCCAATGCAGTCCTGATTCAATCAATTGTGGAGGAGAATATTAATGGGCTGCAGAAGAACATACTTGGAGAGAACAAGGCAGTGCAAACATCTTTTGCCCCTGCTCTGTTGCACAACTCCAAGGGCCTTCCAATCAGACCT GGTGAAGAAGATTGCCCATTCTATTTGAGAACTGGCAG CTGCAAGTATGGAACCACATGCCTCTACAACCATCCGGACAGATATG TGATCAATCCACAAgctgctattgcttcttctctTCTTACCTCACCCTCAGCTCGTTACGGTCTTGGTGTTGCTGCTCCGGCAGCATCTCTGTTGCCAAATTTTGATCCAAGGCTCTCTCAAACTATG GTTGGTTTGGCTGCAACTATTTTCCCTCAACGACCTGGACAACAGGAATGTGAT TATTACATGAAAAATGGGACATGCAAGTATGGGAATAACTGCAAGTTTCACCATCCCATCGATCGGTCAGCACCCACTGCATCCGCTACAGGGTCTCCACAGCAAAATGTGAAACTAACTCTTGCTGGCCTGCCAAGAAGAGAG GGTGCTATCAACTGCCCATATTACATGAAGACTGGAGCTTGCAAGTATGGGGCAACGTGCAAGTTTGATCACCCACCTCCCGGAGAGGTGATGGCGGCGGCCATGGCAACAGCTTCTGCAGTTGGTGAAGGCAAACAAAATGGAGATGTGTAA
- the LOC121775312 gene encoding zinc finger CCCH domain-containing protein 37-like isoform X3, protein MLVSSALQLNTLLGAYNKIGQTDAWYSSNPLAKRTRYESTGNFPIYPQRPGEKDCAFYMQTRTCKFGESCKFDHPVWVPEGGIPDWKEIPLVSSEALPKRPGEIDCPFFLKTQKCKFGIRCKFNHPKDSIQPAFQGAPEEGGVSVLPERPSEPTCSFFVKTGKCKFGSTCKFHHPNAVLIQSIVEENINGLQKNILGENKAVQTSFAPALLHNSKGLPIRPGEEDCPFYLRTGSCKYGTTCLYNHPDRYVINPQAAIASSLLTSPSARYGLGVAAPAASLLPNFDPRLSQTMVGLAATIFPQRPGQQECDYYMKNGTCKYGNNCKFHHPIDRSAPTASATGSPQQNVKLTLAGLPRREGAINCPYYMKTGACKYGATCKFDHPPPGEVMAAAMATASAVGEGKQNGDV, encoded by the exons ATGCTGGTGTCAAGCGCACTTCAGCTGAAT ACTCTTTTGGGTGCGTATAACAAGATTGGGCAAACTGATGCTTGGTATTCATCAAACCCTTTAGCCAAGCGCACTAGATATGAGAGTACGGGCAATTTTCCCATATACCCCCAGAGGCCCGGTGAGAAGGACTGTGCCTTTTATATGCAAACAAGAACCTGTAAATTTGGAGAGAGCTGCAAGTTTGACCATCCTGTTTGGGTCCCAGAAGGGGGAATCCCTGATTGGAAAGAG ATCCCATTGGTGTCTAGTGAAGCCCTTCCCAAGAGACCTGGTGAAATAGATTGTCCT TTCTTCTTGAAGACccaaaaatgtaagtttggtATTAGGTGCAAATTCAACCACCCTAAAGATAGCATCCAGCCTGCT TTTCAGGGTGCTCCTGAGGAAGGTGGCGTCTCTGTCTTACCTGAGAGACCGTCAGAGCCTACATGTTCC TTTTTTGTGAAGACTGGAAAATGTAAATTTGGTTCAACCTGCAAATTTCACCACCCCAATGCAGTCCTGATTCAATCAATTGTGGAGGAGAATATTAATGGGCTGCAGAAGAACATACTTGGAGAGAACAAGGCAGTGCAAACATCTTTTGCCCCTGCTCTGTTGCACAACTCCAAGGGCCTTCCAATCAGACCT GGTGAAGAAGATTGCCCATTCTATTTGAGAACTGGCAG CTGCAAGTATGGAACCACATGCCTCTACAACCATCCGGACAGATATG TGATCAATCCACAAgctgctattgcttcttctctTCTTACCTCACCCTCAGCTCGTTACGGTCTTGGTGTTGCTGCTCCGGCAGCATCTCTGTTGCCAAATTTTGATCCAAGGCTCTCTCAAACTATG GTTGGTTTGGCTGCAACTATTTTCCCTCAACGACCTGGACAACAGGAATGTGAT TATTACATGAAAAATGGGACATGCAAGTATGGGAATAACTGCAAGTTTCACCATCCCATCGATCGGTCAGCACCCACTGCATCCGCTACAGGGTCTCCACAGCAAAATGTGAAACTAACTCTTGCTGGCCTGCCAAGAAGAGAG GGTGCTATCAACTGCCCATATTACATGAAGACTGGAGCTTGCAAGTATGGGGCAACGTGCAAGTTTGATCACCCACCTCCCGGAGAGGTGATGGCGGCGGCCATGGCAACAGCTTCTGCAGTTGGTGAAGGCAAACAAAATGGAGATGTGTAA